The Palaemon carinicauda isolate YSFRI2023 chromosome 43, ASM3689809v2, whole genome shotgun sequence genome window below encodes:
- the LOC137633606 gene encoding uncharacterized protein: MIGKTFWKSIALPSILYGTNVINLTETEIEKLQRIENGVYRKILGATKSTANTALRGEIGASSMKARVMDGKLQYLNRTLNGKKEILKIIIQDIQEKEGRWWKQPAKYLEELSLGIRQIRRMNKAEIKTETRKWDTEKWKEEIESKVSLEIYRTWKKEIKEELIYDNTFASVISFRARTNTLKLNIVNRHNGGNVNCNFCENEEEDLIHFLLFCQEYRKERNEVIELQQPYEEDPKKIVGLFLFSETNIEKKKEVLNIMWKKRQNSTRR; the protein is encoded by the coding sequence atgataggaaaaacgttctggaaaagtattgctttaccatctattttgtatggaacaaatgttataaatctaacagaaactgaaatagagaaactacaaagaatagagaatggggtatataggaagattttaggtgccactaaaagcacagctaatactgctctaagaggggagataggtgcatcttctatgaaagcaagggtgatggatgggaagctgcagtacttaaatcgtaccctgaatggaaagaaggaaatactgaaaataattatccaggatattcaagaaaaggaaggaagatggtggaaacaacctgcaaagtatttggaagaattaagtttaggtataagacaaataagaagaatgaacaaggcagaaataaaaacggaaaccagaaagtgggatactgaaaagtggaaagaagaaatagaaagtaaagtgagcttagaaatatatagaacgtggaagaaagaaatcaaagaagagttaatttatgacaatacatttgcttcagtgatatcttttagagcaagaactaatacgttaaaactaaatattgtaaatagacacaatggagggaatgtaaactgtaatttttgtgaaaatgaggaggaagatttgatacattttttgttattttgccaggaatatagaaaagaaaggaatgaagtaattgagctacaacaaccatacgaggaagacccaaagaaaatagtaggattatttttatttagtgaaacaaatatagaaaagaaaaaagaagtattgaacataatgtggaagaaaagacaaaacagtacaagaagataa